The following coding sequences lie in one Oryza brachyantha chromosome 10, ObraRS2, whole genome shotgun sequence genomic window:
- the LOC121055605 gene encoding NEDD8-like, with amino-acid sequence MITVKVKTLTGKEVEVRIEETETVARIKEQIEATEGIPPAQQTLIHGGRQLADDMAADTCNIRHGSELHLVLALRGGAAA; translated from the coding sequence ATGATCACGGTGAAGGTGAAGACGCTGACGGggaaggaggtggaggtgcGCATCGAGGAGACGGAGACGGTGGCGAGGATCAAGGAGCAGATCGAGGCGACGGAGGGGATCCCGCCGGCGCAGCAGACGCTGATCCACGGCGGCAGGCAGCTCGCCGACGACATGGCCGCCGACACATGCAACATCCGCCATGGCTCCGAGCTGCACCTCGTGCTTGCTCTTAGGGGCGGTGCTGCTGCTTGA